A portion of the Vreelandella subglaciescola genome contains these proteins:
- the cysE gene encoding serine O-acetyltransferase, with translation MFERLREDINSVFVRDPAARNFFEVLTNYPGLHALLLHRFNHWLWKKNAKWLARTLSTFSRFLTGIEIHPGATIGRRFFIDHGMGVVIGETALIGDDVTLYHGVTLGGTSWNKGKRHPTLGDGVIVGAGAKILGPLTLEAGVKVGSNAVVTKDVPADATVVGIPGKIVKRAEPDEQQSLDIDPDRREAIRQKFGFDAYGVSQDMPDPVARSMQAMLDHMHAVDGRIEQMCATLTRLDASYRNGHLPELRDEDFASVLDEAASDCAKSQARHTAKGANTPDKDDKSGHSDD, from the coding sequence ATGTTTGAACGCCTGCGCGAAGACATCAATAGCGTGTTTGTCCGCGACCCGGCCGCACGCAATTTTTTTGAAGTACTGACCAATTACCCCGGCCTGCACGCGCTGCTGCTACACCGCTTCAACCACTGGCTGTGGAAAAAGAACGCCAAGTGGCTGGCGCGCACGCTGTCCACGTTTTCGCGGTTTTTGACCGGTATCGAAATTCATCCCGGCGCCACCATCGGCCGACGCTTTTTCATCGATCACGGCATGGGCGTAGTGATTGGCGAAACCGCGCTGATCGGCGACGACGTAACGCTCTACCACGGCGTTACGCTGGGCGGCACCAGTTGGAATAAAGGCAAGCGCCACCCGACCCTGGGCGATGGCGTGATTGTCGGCGCCGGCGCCAAGATACTCGGCCCGCTCACTCTGGAAGCCGGCGTCAAGGTCGGCTCCAACGCCGTGGTCACCAAGGATGTGCCGGCCGATGCCACGGTCGTCGGCATTCCCGGCAAGATCGTCAAACGCGCCGAGCCGGACGAACAGCAGTCGCTGGATATCGATCCCGACCGGCGCGAAGCCATCCGCCAGAAATTCGGCTTTGACGCCTACGGCGTCAGCCAGGACATGCCCGACCCGGTGGCCCGCTCGATGCAGGCCATGCTCGATCACATGCACGCCGTCGACGGGCGCATCGAGCAGATGTGCGCCACGCTGACCCGGCTCGACGCCAGCTACCGCAACGGCCATTTGCCCGAGCTGCGCGACGAGGACTTCGCCAGCGTCCTCGATGAAGCCGCCAGCGACTGCGCCAAAAGCCAGGCTCGGCACACAGCCAAAGGCGCCAACACGCCAGACAAGGACGACAAATCCGGCCATAGCGACGATTGA
- a CDS encoding Rrf2 family transcriptional regulator: MRLTTKGRYAVTAMLDLAINADAAPTSLGDIAQRQGISLSYLEQLFARLRRAGLVRSVRGPGGGYLLVQIPADINVANIVDAVDESVDATRCQGLSDCQQGDTCLTHHLWCELSDQIRHFLDGVTLEQLRQRPDIQQIATRQQTRLDAGILASAP; encoded by the coding sequence ATGCGTTTAACCACCAAAGGGCGCTACGCCGTGACCGCCATGCTCGACCTGGCGATCAACGCCGACGCCGCCCCCACAAGCCTTGGCGATATCGCCCAGCGCCAGGGGATTTCGCTATCCTACCTGGAGCAGCTGTTTGCAAGGCTGCGCCGGGCGGGGCTGGTGCGCAGCGTACGCGGCCCGGGCGGCGGCTACCTGCTGGTGCAAATACCCGCCGACATCAACGTCGCGAACATCGTCGATGCGGTGGACGAAAGCGTGGACGCTACGCGCTGTCAGGGGCTGTCCGACTGCCAGCAGGGTGATACCTGCCTGACACATCACCTCTGGTGCGAGCTTTCCGACCAGATTCGCCACTTTCTGGACGGCGTGACCCTTGAGCAACTGCGCCAGCGCCCCGATATACAGCAGATCGCCACCCGCCAGCAGACTCGGCTGGACGCCGGCATTCTCGCGTCTGCGCCCTAG
- the trmJ gene encoding tRNA (cytosine(32)/uridine(32)-2'-O)-methyltransferase TrmJ: MLERLRTVLIGTSHPGNIGGVARAMHNMGLADLALVAPRGEIITQDSISRASGADHLLHSARVSPTLDEAVADCTFVVGASARSRTLPWPMLSPRELAHRLPEECRQDNARVALVFGREDSGLTNDELHRCHAHVHIPTNTDFSSLNLAAAVQVIAYECRVAWLEQQAATGGDDNASANDEHLVSHADLERYFAHLEQTLTAIEFHDPDKPRQLMARLRRLYMRARPEQIELNILRGILTATDKAATDKTIQPPR; the protein is encoded by the coding sequence ATGCTTGAGCGCCTTCGTACTGTCCTTATCGGCACCAGCCATCCCGGCAATATCGGCGGTGTCGCCCGCGCCATGCACAACATGGGGCTTGCCGATCTTGCGCTGGTGGCCCCGCGCGGCGAGATCATCACCCAGGACAGCATTTCCCGCGCCTCGGGCGCCGATCATCTGCTGCACAGCGCCCGCGTCAGCCCGACGCTGGACGAGGCCGTCGCCGACTGCACCTTTGTGGTCGGCGCCAGCGCCCGCTCGCGCACCCTGCCCTGGCCGATGCTCTCCCCCCGCGAGCTTGCTCACCGCCTGCCAGAGGAGTGCCGCCAGGACAACGCCCGGGTCGCGCTGGTATTCGGCCGCGAAGACAGCGGGCTGACCAACGATGAGCTGCACCGCTGCCACGCCCATGTGCATATCCCCACCAACACCGATTTCAGCTCGCTCAACCTGGCCGCGGCGGTGCAGGTGATAGCTTATGAATGCCGCGTGGCGTGGCTTGAGCAGCAGGCAGCAACCGGCGGCGACGACAATGCAAGCGCAAACGACGAGCACCTGGTCTCTCACGCCGATCTGGAACGCTATTTTGCGCACCTCGAGCAAACCCTGACGGCGATCGAGTTTCACGATCCGGACAAGCCCCGCCAGCTGATGGCCCGCCTGCGCCGGCTGTACATGCGCGCCCGCCCGGAACAGATCGAACTCAACATCCTGCGCGGCATACTGACTGCGACAGACAAGGCCGCCACCGACAAAACCATCCAGCCGCCGCGCTGA